The following are from one region of the Juglans regia cultivar Chandler chromosome 10, Walnut 2.0, whole genome shotgun sequence genome:
- the LOC108997132 gene encoding RNA exonuclease 4-like, which produces MDCRNESSETLRNKCAACFRQFNKIEHLVEHMRISYHSVHEPICGICKKHCRSFESLREHLIGPLPKQECKNIFNIRGCRFCLVILDSSNARWNHQERCQFSSLSAGLLARMANLGIRDNLTIDNGGTRSGPQVVALACKMVGGGSDGSLDLCARVCLIDESENIIFHTYVKPPIPVTNYRYETTGIRPEYLRDAMPLRQVQRKIQDFLCNGEPMWKIRPKGGNARILVGHGLDHDLDRLQIEYPAVMIRDTSKYPPLMKTSKLSNSLKYLTQAYLGYDIQTGIQDPYEDCVATMRLYTRMRSQAHKIEYPLVSDPQNRNTFPSWRQTELERMTPEQMLEISRSDYYCWCLDSRDTTSAY; this is translated from the exons ATGGACTGCAGAAATGAGTCATCGGAAACTCTCAG GAACAAGTGTGCAGCATGCTTCAGACAATTCAACAAAATTGAGCACCTCGTGGAGCACATGAGGATCTCATATCATTCGGTTCATGAACCTATTTGTGGAATCTGTAAGAAACACTGCAGGTCCTTTGAATCTCTCAGAGAACATCTTATAG GGCCATTGCCAAAACAAGAATGTAAAAACATTTTCAACATCCGAGGATGCAGATTCTGTTTAGTTATCCTTGATAGCTCTAATGCTCGATGGAATCACCAAGAGAGATGCCAATTCTCGAGCCTTAGTGCT GGGCTACTCGCACGCATGGCTAACTTGGGCATTCGTGACAATTTGACTATCGATAATGGCGGTACAAGATCTGGGCCACAAGTAGTTGCACTGGCTTGTAAAATGGTTGGCGGTGGCAGTGATGGCTCCCTAGATCTGTGTGCAAGGGTCTGCTTGATTGATGAATCTGAAAACATAATTTTCCATACTTATGTTAAGCCACCAATTCCAGTCACGAACTATAG GTATGAAACAACAGGCATTAGACCAGAATATTTAAGGGATGCAATGCCACTTAGACAAGTACAGAGGAAGATTCAAGACTTCCTCTGCAATGGGGAACCAATGTGGAAGATTCGACCCAAAGGTGGAAACGCCAGGATTCTTGTGGGTCATGGTTTGGATCATGACCTTGACCGTTTGCAGATTGAATATCCAGCAGTTATGATCAG GGATACTTCAAAATATCCTCCTTTGATGAAAACAAGCAAGCTCAGCAACTCACTCAAGTATTTAACACAAGCATATCTTGG ATATGACATTCAAACTGGCATACAAGATCCTTATGAGGATTGTGTAGCAACAATGAGGCTTTACACTAGAATGAGATCCCAAGCTCATAAAATAGAGTATCCGCTGGTTTCTGACCCACAAAATCGAAATACCTTTCCATCGTGGAGGCAAACTGAGCTTGAAAGGATGACCCCAGAACAAATGCTGGAAATCTCGAGGTCGGATTACTATTGTTGGTGCTTGGATTCCCGGGATACTACTTCAGCTTATTGA